The genomic region CGCGCTGCTTTTGACCGAGTTTTACCGCGAGAACGAAGGGCGCTGGTCCGTCCCGGTGCTGCGGGCGAAATCCTTTTACTACCTCTGCGAGAAAAAGACCATCTACCTGGGCGAGGGCGAACTGGTGGTGGGGGAGAGGGGGCCTGCGCCCAAGCTGGTTCCGACCTACCCGGAGCTCACCTGCCACTCCCTGGAAGATCTGCGCATACTGAACTCGCGCCAGAAGACGAGCTACCGCGTCGACGACGCCTGCCTCAAAGCATACGGCGAAACGGTGATCCCCTACTGGAGCACGAGGAGCCTGAGGGACAAGATCTTCCAGGAGCTCCCCGAGGAATGGCACCAGGCTTACCAAAGCGGGATCTTCACTGAGTTCATGGAGCAGCGCGCCCCGGGGCACACGGTCCTGGACGACAAGATCTACCGAAAGGGGCTCCTCGACTTCAAGAAGGAGATCGCCGACGCCATCCGCGCGCTCGACTTCGGCACCGACCCTGATGCCTGGGCCCGGCGGGAGGAGTTGAAGTCGATGGACATCTCCTGCGATGCCGTCATCCTCTTTGCCGAGCGCCACGCGAAACTGGCCGAAAGCATGGCCGCTGCCTGCTCCGACGCCGTCCGCAAGCAGGAGCTTTTGAAGATCGCCGCCAACTGCCGCTGGGTCCCGGCGCACGCCCCCACCGATTTATGGGAGGCGCTGCAGTCCTACTGGTTCTGCCACCTGGCCGTCATCACCGAGTTGAACGGCTGGGACGCCTTCAGTCCCGGGCACCTGGACCAGCACCTCTACCCCTTCTACAGCGATGGGATCGCGAACGGGACCCTGAAAAAAGAAGAGGCGCGCGAGCTCCTCGAATGCTTCTTCGTGAAGTTCAACAACCACCCTTCGCCGCCCAAGGTTGGGGTGACTGCCGCTGAGAGCGGCACCTACACCGACTTCGCAAACATCAACCTGGGGGGGCTCCTCCCGGACGGCTCCGACGGCTCAAACGAGGTGTCGCACCTGCTCCTCGACATCATTGACGAGATGCACCTCTTGCAGCCATCCTCCAACATCCAGCTCTCCCGCAAGTCTCCCGACCGCTTCTTGAAGCACACCTTGAGGGTGGTGCGCAAGGGGTACGGCTTTCCTTCGATCTTCAACGCGGACTCGGTGGTAGAGGAACAGCTGCGCCAGGGTAAGACGCTAGCGGACGCGCGCGCCGGCGGCTGCAGCGGCTGCGTCGAGGTGGGGGCTTTCGGCAAGGAGGCCTACATCCTCACCGGCTATTTCAACCTGGTGAAGATGCTGGAGCTCGCCCTGCACGACGGCGTCGATCCGGCGACCGGGGCACAGCTCGGCCCGCAGACCGGAAAAGCGGCTGACTTCACCAGCTTCGACGACGTCTTCGCCGCCTTCTCCGCGCAGCTCGCCCACTTCATAGACATCAAGATCCGCGGCAACCGTCTGATCGAGATGATCTACGCCCGCCTGATGCCGGCGCCGTTTCTGTCGGTGTTGACCGACGATTGCATCAGCCGGGGGGTGGATTACAACGCCGGGGGAGCGAGGTACAACAACAGCTTCATCCAGGGGGTGGGGATAGGGAGCATCACCGACTCGCTCTCCGCGATCAAGGAGCACGTCTTCGAAGCGAAGTCGGTCTCGCTCCCGGAGCTGGTGGCGCAGCTCGACGCCGACTTCGCCTCAAGCGAGCCCCTTCGGCAGCGTCTCTGGAACCGGACCCGCAAGTACGGCAACGACGACGATTTCGCCGACGACCTGATGCGCCGGGTCTTCGACGCCTTCTTCCAGATGGTGGACGGCAGGCCCAACACCAAGGGCGGTATGTACCGCATCGAGATGCTTCCCACCACCTGCCACGTCTACTTCGGCTCGGTCACAGGCGCCACCCCCGACGGCAGGCGCCGCGGCGCCCCCCTTTCCGAGGGGATCTCACCGGTGCAGGGGGCGGACCGTAACGGCCCGACGGCGGTGATACGCTCGGCCGGGAAGATGGACCACATCCGCAGCGGCGGAACCCTGTTGAACCTCAAGTTCTCACCCACGCTACTTTCCGGAGAGGGGGGGATCGACGGACTGGCGGCTTTGGTGCGGAGCTACTTCAGGATGGACGGGCACCACGTACAGTTCAACGTGGTGGACGTGGAAACGCTCAAGCGAGCTCAGGCGGACCCGGGGGAGTACCGGGACCTGATCGTCAGGGTGGCAGGCTACAGTGATTACTTCTGCGACCTCTCCGAAGCGCTGCAAAACGAGATCATCGCCAGGACCGAGCACGCGTCTTTGTGAGCGGCGACAGCCGCAAGGAGGGAAGTCATGGCCGTGGAGCCCGGACGCTACCGGCATTACAAGGGAAAGTTCTACCAGGTGATCGGCACCGCACGCCACAGCGAGACCGACGAACTCATGGTCGTCTACCGGCCTCTGTATGGGGAAGGGGGGCTCTGGGTGCGCCCGGAGCCCATGTTCCAGGAACTGGTCGAGGTGGACGGCGCGCGGGTGCCGCGCTTTGCCCGCTGCGACGAGGAGTAGCACAGCTCCATGTAGTCGGATTTGCATCTCTAAGGAATATTGTACGATCTCTTCGACATATCATCCCTGCCTTGAAAAACTGCCACCTGCTTCATCTCCCTTTTAACCAACCTGCCTAGCATTCCCGCCTGCCTAATAAAGCACTGCAATATCTCACAAATAATTCGTTTTAATTGACTTTGTATAGTGAAACGGTGTAATAGGAAAACATTTCTTAAGTTTCTATGGTAATAGCCGAAGAGAGCAATGACTTTGAATATATCCACTCTCTTTCTCAGTCATGGTCTGTATTGGTTATTGCTAATATAATGCCCGGCACCGGTACACCGCTGGATGTAGTTTTGCAATGACAGTTGTTACGGTTTTTCTTCACGCAGTGTTCCGGAGGCGACGTTGAGCGATACGGTTGCCGAGATTCTACGTTTACTGACGGAGCATTTTGGCCAGGACTTCCAGAGCTACTCCCATAACCTTGCGGAGAAAAGGATCGCGGAACGGGTTGCCCAACTCCGTCTTCCAGACATCGCCTCGTACTGCCGACTTTTGCACGACGACGCCACAGAAGCCCCCTTTCTTGCCCGGATGATGCGCATCCGTTTCAGCAGTTTCTTCCGCGACCCGCTCCAGTTTGAACTTCTCGGCTCGGTCGTCGTTCCCTCCATGCTCAGGACCTCCCAAAGCGGGTTCTTCCGGGCCTGGTCCGCCGCCTGTGCCGGCGGAGAAGAAGCATGCTCCTTGGCCATCATAGTCGACGAGGCGATGCAGCTGCTCAACCTGAAAACCCGGGTGCAGATCTTCGCCACCGACATCGCGGAGGATGCGCTGGCAGAAGCCGAGTACGGCAGGTACGCGCCAGGGGCGGTCGCCGGAATCACGCTGCAGCGGCTCAACAAGTATTTCATCTACGACCGCAGCGGCTACCAGATCTCGCCCAGGATCAAGGAGATGATCACCTACTCCCGGCACGACCTGCTCGACCCAAACACCTACGCGCCTCCGGAATCGCTTTTCGGCGGGTTCGACCTGGTGTCCTGCCGCAACTTCCTCATGTACCTCGATCCGCAAGGGTATCTGCGGGTGTTCGACAACCTCTTCCGTGCCCTGAACCCTGAGGGGGTGCTGTTGTTGGGAAAGGCGGAAACGGTGCCCGAGAGATACGAGCCTTTTCTGGAGCGGATCTTCGACTGTGGCAACCTGTTCCGGAAGAAAGCCGTGGTCTGGAGAAAATGATGAAGATGGCGCGCCCCTTGGTCCTGGCATTGATAGCTTGTCTCACCCTTTTCGGCTGCTCGCAGCAGCCCGGCTCCGGACAGGGCTCGCCCCCAAATGCCTCCTCTTCGGCCGCGCCGGCAAAACCTGTCAAACACGACAGCTACCGCTTCAACACCGCGCAGGGGATCGACATCGGGATCCAGCCTTTGACGCTCCCCGAGGGCTCGGTCGCCGAGCTCATTTCGCGCGATCGCGTGCTGTTCAAGCGTCTAAGCCGCAGCGGCATGCAACTGCAGCTGCTTCCTTTCTACAAGGGGAAAGACATCGGCGATTTGATCGCCACCGGGGAACTGGAAGGGGGCTTCTTCGCGGACATGCCTGCCTTGACCGCCGCGGCTACCGGGGACGTCGTGCTGCTGGCCATGCTGAAGCAAGGTGCTGCCTCCATCGTGGCGCGGCGCCCGATGCTGGTAAAGGAGCTGGAGGGAAAACGGGTGGGAACCGCCATCGGCAGCGCCGCCCACTTCACCCTTTTGAGGGCGCTGGGGAACGAGGGGCTGACCGAGAAGGACGTCGAGATCGTGCCTATGGAGGTGAGCGAGATGGCGCGGGCGCTCGCCTCGGGAAGGATCGACGCCTTCTGTGCCTGGGAGCCGACTCCTTCCATGGCCTTTGCCTCCTACCCGGACTTCCACCTGGTCCACAAGGGGCTCAATTACGGCTTTCTCTGCCTGCGGCGCGACTTCGTGACCCGGCATCCAGCTGAAGCCAGGGAGATCGTCGCAGCGGTCGCCAGGGCGTGTTTGTGGATGCGGGAACCGGGGCAGCTGGAGCAAGTTGCCCGGTGGACCATCGAATCGGCGACGAAGTTCCAAGGCGAACCCTTTTCCCTCAAGCCTGAGCAGATGATCTCCATCACCCGCAATGACCTGCTGCAGGTCCAACATTCTCCGCGCATACCGGAGACGCTGCTGCGCGAGCAGGAAGTGCTGTATCAGAAATTTCTATTCCTGAAGAAGATCGGCAAGATACCGGAAAACGTCTCCTGGGCCAGGGTACGTGGTTCCATTGACATTTTCATGTTGCGGGGGGTCATGGCTGAATCCGACAGGTACGACCTGAGGTGGTTTGACTACCGCGGTAATAAGGGGACGGGCGGTTCAAGATGAAGAAATGGGTCCAATTGCCGACGCTCAAGGCGAGGCTTGCTTTCTGGTTTACGGCGATCTGCCTGGTGCCGTTGTTCCTTATGACGACCGTCATCTACATGCAGCGGGTCAAGGTGGCGCGGGCGCTGCTCTTCGACAAGCTGAACGCGGTCATCTCGCTACGCCAGCAGCAGATCGGCAGCATCCTTGACAACATAGTCGTCGATGCCTCCACCATCGCCTCGGACCACTCGGTGCAGGCTGCGGCGCAGCAGCTTCTGTCAGGCTCCAGGGCTCAGGCCGGGATCTCGACCGAAAGCCTGACCCTGTTCAAGGGGTACAAGAGCAGCAACGGGTCGGTGGCCGACGTCTCCCTGGTCTCTTTGGACGGCACCATCGCGCTTTGCACCAGCGACAGCAGGGTAGGGACGCGTATTGCCCGGCCTGAGATGGTGGCCGACGCGATGCAGGATCTGGCGCCGACCTTTGGAGAGGCCTATCTCTCCGGCAGCGGCGGGATCCCCAGCATCGACGTCGCCGTCCCGATCCGGGCAGGCGTCGGCTCGCGGGTCAGCGCCCTGCTGGTGGTGCACCACAACCTGCATACCCTGCTCTACGACATAACCGGCAACCGCACCGGGATGGGGGATACCGGCGAAACCGTGCTGGTGAACCGGGAGGTGATGCCCCTTAACGAGCTGCGGGCCATGCCCCAAGGGGTCCTGAGGGTGCGGCTCAAGGGGAAACCGGCACAGATGGCCGCGCGCGGCGAAAGCGGCATCGCGCAGACCACCGACTACCGCGGAGTGGAGGTCCTTTCCGCCTTCGTTCACATCCCACGCACCGGCTGGGGGCTTGTCTGCAAGCAGGACACCAGCGAGGTGCTGGCGCCGATCCGCAGCCTGCTCTTCATAACCTACGGACTCGCCTCGCTCATCTCCCTTATGGCCTGCGTGCTCGCCTTCAGGCTGGCACGCTCCATTGCCGAACCGCTGGTGAATCTGGCCGCCTCCGCCAAGGAACTGGAAGAAGGCGATTTCGACGCCCGGGCCGTCCCGGAGGGGACCTACGAGCAGAAGACCCTGGCGGGAAGTTTCAACAGCATGGCGCAGACGCTGCAGGTGAAGATGGAGGGGCAGCAGGGCTTGTCGCGGCTCTCCCAGCACCTGGTAGTGGCCGAGGGGATCGACGATTTCTTCAGCAAGCTCCTTCCTGTCCTTCTGGAGGTGACCGGGGCCAAGATGGCGATTGCTTACGTGGAAGAGCGGCAGAGCGGAGAGTTCGCTCCCATGCATGCCATAGGGCTCCATTCCTCCTTGCTGCGCCGCTTCAACCGCCGGCACCTGGAGGGGGAGCTGGGTGTCGTCCTCTCCAGCGGCAAAGTGTCCTGCTTGACGCCGCAGGAAGGGACGCCGCTGCGCTTTGCCACAAGTTTCGGCGACATACTACCGGCCGAGATAGCCACAATCCCCATCTCGGTCGACGCCGAGATTCGAGCCTTCATCTCTATTGCCTCGGAGCGTCCCTTCTCACCGACGGTGCACGAGATCCTGGAAATGGTGCAGATGCCTTTCGGGTCCGCCTTCGCCCGGATACTTTCCGGCGAGGACGTACGGTTGCTGGCGAACGAACTGGCGCTGAAGAATGCCGAGCTGACCCAGCAATCCGAGGAACTGGTGCAGCAGTCGACCGAGCTCGCCCACCAGTCGGAGGAGCTTTCCCGCCATAACCGTGTGCTGGACCTGCAAAAGCAGCAGCTGGAAGAGGCGACCCGGCTGAAGAGCGAGTTCCTCTCAAACATGAGCCACGAACTGCGCACGCCGCTCAACTCGATGCTGGCGCTCTCGCGCGTGCTGGCTGTGCAGGGCGGTTCCCGGCTCACCGAGGACGAGAAGGGGTACCTCGCCATAATTGAGCGCAACGGGAAGCACCTGCTCTCGCTGATCAACGACATCCTCGACCTTGCCAAGATCGAGTCGGGCCGCCAGGAGGTCTTCCTGGAGACGGTCTCCCTGCCGCAGGTCGCAGCAGAGGTGGTGGACGGGCTCTCAGTCCTGGCCCGAGAGAAAGGGATCGCCCTTTCCCTGGAAGCGCCCGAGGGGCTGCCCACGCTGCTGACCGACGTGAAGAGGCTGCGCCAGATGTTGCAGAACCTGGTGGGGAACGCGGTGAAGTTCACCGGCGAGGGGGCTGTCACCGTGAGGCTTGCCGCCGAGGGGGAAGAGGTTCTGATCAAGGTGGAGGATACCGGGATCGGCATAGCGCCGCAGTACTTGGAGACCATCTTCCAGGAGTTCCGCCAGGCGGACGGCAGCACCTCCCGTTCCTTTGAGGGGACCGGACTCGGCCTTGCCATCGTGAAGAAGACGGCGCGCCTTCTTGGGGGGGACGTTTCGGTGCAAAGCGAAGTGGGCAAAGGCTCCGTCTTCACCCTGCGGCTTCCGGTGGACGGGATGGCGGCAGCCAAGCTAACCCAGGCGCAGGGGAGCGTCGCCGTGGCGGGAGAAAGCGCCAAGGCCCCGTCGCAGGGGAGGTCGATCCTGGTGGTTGACGACGACCCGGATGCCGTGTCGCTCATCGCGGCTCACCTAAGCCAGGCCGGGTTCGAGACCCTCACCGCGCTAAACGGCGCCGACGCCCTGAGGCTTGCCCGTGCCAAGAAGCCTTTCGCCATCACGCTCGACATCATGATGCCGGACATGGACGGCTGGGAGGTGATGCGCGAGCTGAAGGATCACCGCGAAACAGCCGACATACCTGTCGTCATCGTGTCGCTGTCGGACGACCGGGCGACGGGGATTGCCCTGGGCGCGGTCGGGGTGATCTCCAAGCCGGTGAGCAGGGAACAGCTGATGGAAACCTTCAAGAAGCTTACCGGCGCCGGTTGCCGCCTTGTGCTCGTGGTCGACGACAGCGAGTACGACCGGTTCTTCATCGCCTCGCTCTTCAAGGAGATGGGGATGGACGTGCTGATGGCGGAGGACGGGGCGCAGGCCCTGGAGCTTGCGGCAGTGGACCAGCCCGACCTGATCACCCTTGACCTGCTGATGCCGGGGATGGACGGAGCCGTCGTGCTGGACAAGCTCAGGTCCAACCAGTCCACCGCGGGGATCCCGGTGGTGGTGATAACCTCCAAGGAGCTGAACGCGGCGGAACAGGAACGCCTCTCCTCCGGGGTGAGCGCCATCCTTTCCAAGGGCGGGCTGGTGCGCGAGGCGGTGCTGGACGAACTGGTGCGCAGCCTGGAGAGGATAGGCTGGCGCCTTCCCGAGCAGCAAAGCGGAAACGGGGCGAGGATCCTGATCGTCGAGGACAGCGAAGCGGCGACGATTCAGCTTCGCTTCGCGCTGGAATCCGCCGGATTCTGCGTCGACGCGGTCTCCGGGGGAAGGCACGCCCTTTCCTACCTTAAGACCCATGTTCCCGACGGAATAATCCTCGACCTGATGATGCCGGAAGTAGACGGCTTCGACGTGTTGCAGGCTGTGCGCACCTCGCGGCTGACCGAAAGGGTGCCGGTCATGGTGATGACGGCGAAGACGCTTTCCCCGGGTGAACACGATCGGCTGCGCGCCCTCGAGGTGAACCACCTGGTCCAGAAAGGGGACGTGGAGCAGCACGAATTGCTGCGAAGAATCTACGAGATGCTGGGGGCCTTCTCCCTGTTCAAGCCGGACGTGGAGCCCGCGGCACCTCCCCTTGCGGACGCAAGTTGGCAGGGTGACGGATCGGTGCTGGTGATCGAGGACAACCCCGACAACCTGGTTACGCTTCGAGCGGTATTGGGGGAAAGCTTCCGACTGGTGGAGGCGACCGACGGCGAGTCGGGCCTTGTTCTGGCGCAGAAAGGGTCACCTTCGCTGGTACTTTTGGACATGCACCTCCCCGGCATGGACGGGCTTACCGTGTTGAGGCACCTGAAAGAGAACCGTGCCACGGCCGCCATCCCTGTGGCGGCCCTTACCGCAAGCGCCATGGCTGGCGACCGGGATAAGCTTATGCAGGCTGGCTGCGTGGCCTATCTCTCGAAGCCTTACCAGCCTGAAGAGCTGCAGGAACTGGTCTCAAAATTCGTGGCAGCGGGGGCTGCGCAGAGCGCCTGAGCGCGGTTTTTTGCAGTCGAGGAACTTCCGATATGAAAATTCTCGCCATAGACGACAACCACGACAATCTCCTCACGCTCAAGGCGTTGCTGGATATTTTCATGCCCGAGGCGAGGCTCATCACCTCCCAGTCTGCCCAGGACGGCATGCGCAGGGCCTTGCTCGAGGCGCCCGACGCCATCTTGCTGGACATCCAGATGCCGGGCATGGACGGGTACGAGGCGACCCGCAGGCTCAAGGGAAACAGCTCAACCCAGCACATCCCGATCATCCTGGTCACCGCGCATCGCACCGACCCCTCGGGCAAGGTGCGTGGGCTTGAGTGCGGCGCCGACGCCTTCCTGTCCAAACCGATCGACGAGGCGGAACTCGTGGCCCAGATCCGGGCCATGGTGAGGATTAAGCGCTCGGAGGACGCGCTGCGCCAGGAGCGTGACAACCTCGAGGCACTGGTGCAGAAGCGGACCTCGGAACTGCTGTTGATGAACCAGGTGCTGACGGAGAACCTGGCCCGGCTGGCCGAAAACGAGGAGCGTTATTCCCGGGCGGTGCGGGGGACCACGGACGGGCTCTGGGATTGGAACATG from Citrifermentans bremense harbors:
- the hypD gene encoding trans-4-hydroxy-L-proline dehydratase; translated protein: MTGRTERLRQESLDAEPAISEERALLLTEFYRENEGRWSVPVLRAKSFYYLCEKKTIYLGEGELVVGERGPAPKLVPTYPELTCHSLEDLRILNSRQKTSYRVDDACLKAYGETVIPYWSTRSLRDKIFQELPEEWHQAYQSGIFTEFMEQRAPGHTVLDDKIYRKGLLDFKKEIADAIRALDFGTDPDAWARREELKSMDISCDAVILFAERHAKLAESMAAACSDAVRKQELLKIAANCRWVPAHAPTDLWEALQSYWFCHLAVITELNGWDAFSPGHLDQHLYPFYSDGIANGTLKKEEARELLECFFVKFNNHPSPPKVGVTAAESGTYTDFANINLGGLLPDGSDGSNEVSHLLLDIIDEMHLLQPSSNIQLSRKSPDRFLKHTLRVVRKGYGFPSIFNADSVVEEQLRQGKTLADARAGGCSGCVEVGAFGKEAYILTGYFNLVKMLELALHDGVDPATGAQLGPQTGKAADFTSFDDVFAAFSAQLAHFIDIKIRGNRLIEMIYARLMPAPFLSVLTDDCISRGVDYNAGGARYNNSFIQGVGIGSITDSLSAIKEHVFEAKSVSLPELVAQLDADFASSEPLRQRLWNRTRKYGNDDDFADDLMRRVFDAFFQMVDGRPNTKGGMYRIEMLPTTCHVYFGSVTGATPDGRRRGAPLSEGISPVQGADRNGPTAVIRSAGKMDHIRSGGTLLNLKFSPTLLSGEGGIDGLAALVRSYFRMDGHHVQFNVVDVETLKRAQADPGEYRDLIVRVAGYSDYFCDLSEALQNEIIARTEHASL
- a CDS encoding DUF1653 domain-containing protein yields the protein MAVEPGRYRHYKGKFYQVIGTARHSETDELMVVYRPLYGEGGLWVRPEPMFQELVEVDGARVPRFARCDEE
- a CDS encoding CheR family methyltransferase; amino-acid sequence: MSDTVAEILRLLTEHFGQDFQSYSHNLAEKRIAERVAQLRLPDIASYCRLLHDDATEAPFLARMMRIRFSSFFRDPLQFELLGSVVVPSMLRTSQSGFFRAWSAACAGGEEACSLAIIVDEAMQLLNLKTRVQIFATDIAEDALAEAEYGRYAPGAVAGITLQRLNKYFIYDRSGYQISPRIKEMITYSRHDLLDPNTYAPPESLFGGFDLVSCRNFLMYLDPQGYLRVFDNLFRALNPEGVLLLGKAETVPERYEPFLERIFDCGNLFRKKAVVWRK
- a CDS encoding ABC transporter substrate-binding protein, which encodes MKMARPLVLALIACLTLFGCSQQPGSGQGSPPNASSSAAPAKPVKHDSYRFNTAQGIDIGIQPLTLPEGSVAELISRDRVLFKRLSRSGMQLQLLPFYKGKDIGDLIATGELEGGFFADMPALTAAATGDVVLLAMLKQGAASIVARRPMLVKELEGKRVGTAIGSAAHFTLLRALGNEGLTEKDVEIVPMEVSEMARALASGRIDAFCAWEPTPSMAFASYPDFHLVHKGLNYGFLCLRRDFVTRHPAEAREIVAAVARACLWMREPGQLEQVARWTIESATKFQGEPFSLKPEQMISITRNDLLQVQHSPRIPETLLREQEVLYQKFLFLKKIGKIPENVSWARVRGSIDIFMLRGVMAESDRYDLRWFDYRGNKGTGGSR
- a CDS encoding response regulator gives rise to the protein MKKWVQLPTLKARLAFWFTAICLVPLFLMTTVIYMQRVKVARALLFDKLNAVISLRQQQIGSILDNIVVDASTIASDHSVQAAAQQLLSGSRAQAGISTESLTLFKGYKSSNGSVADVSLVSLDGTIALCTSDSRVGTRIARPEMVADAMQDLAPTFGEAYLSGSGGIPSIDVAVPIRAGVGSRVSALLVVHHNLHTLLYDITGNRTGMGDTGETVLVNREVMPLNELRAMPQGVLRVRLKGKPAQMAARGESGIAQTTDYRGVEVLSAFVHIPRTGWGLVCKQDTSEVLAPIRSLLFITYGLASLISLMACVLAFRLARSIAEPLVNLAASAKELEEGDFDARAVPEGTYEQKTLAGSFNSMAQTLQVKMEGQQGLSRLSQHLVVAEGIDDFFSKLLPVLLEVTGAKMAIAYVEERQSGEFAPMHAIGLHSSLLRRFNRRHLEGELGVVLSSGKVSCLTPQEGTPLRFATSFGDILPAEIATIPISVDAEIRAFISIASERPFSPTVHEILEMVQMPFGSAFARILSGEDVRLLANELALKNAELTQQSEELVQQSTELAHQSEELSRHNRVLDLQKQQLEEATRLKSEFLSNMSHELRTPLNSMLALSRVLAVQGGSRLTEDEKGYLAIIERNGKHLLSLINDILDLAKIESGRQEVFLETVSLPQVAAEVVDGLSVLAREKGIALSLEAPEGLPTLLTDVKRLRQMLQNLVGNAVKFTGEGAVTVRLAAEGEEVLIKVEDTGIGIAPQYLETIFQEFRQADGSTSRSFEGTGLGLAIVKKTARLLGGDVSVQSEVGKGSVFTLRLPVDGMAAAKLTQAQGSVAVAGESAKAPSQGRSILVVDDDPDAVSLIAAHLSQAGFETLTALNGADALRLARAKKPFAITLDIMMPDMDGWEVMRELKDHRETADIPVVIVSLSDDRATGIALGAVGVISKPVSREQLMETFKKLTGAGCRLVLVVDDSEYDRFFIASLFKEMGMDVLMAEDGAQALELAAVDQPDLITLDLLMPGMDGAVVLDKLRSNQSTAGIPVVVITSKELNAAEQERLSSGVSAILSKGGLVREAVLDELVRSLERIGWRLPEQQSGNGARILIVEDSEAATIQLRFALESAGFCVDAVSGGRHALSYLKTHVPDGIILDLMMPEVDGFDVLQAVRTSRLTERVPVMVMTAKTLSPGEHDRLRALEVNHLVQKGDVEQHELLRRIYEMLGAFSLFKPDVEPAAPPLADASWQGDGSVLVIEDNPDNLVTLRAVLGESFRLVEATDGESGLVLAQKGSPSLVLLDMHLPGMDGLTVLRHLKENRATAAIPVAALTASAMAGDRDKLMQAGCVAYLSKPYQPEELQELVSKFVAAGAAQSA